A single region of the Halorussus gelatinilyticus genome encodes:
- a CDS encoding HalOD1 output domain-containing protein, translating to MSEKQQPPRSKSLLTHELEADQTPSEGVVAAVSAASESDPADIEPLAEAIDPDAVDALFADHYDGTPRGTGYVQFAYAGYDVVVSGDGLVSLLGDG from the coding sequence ATGAGCGAGAAGCAACAACCACCACGTTCCAAATCGTTACTGACCCACGAACTCGAAGCCGACCAGACTCCCAGCGAAGGCGTCGTCGCCGCCGTCTCGGCGGCGTCGGAGTCCGACCCGGCCGACATCGAACCGCTCGCGGAGGCCATCGACCCGGACGCCGTAGACGCGCTGTTCGCCGACCACTACGACGGGACGCCACGCGGAACCGGATACGTCCAGTTCGCGTACGCTGGCTACGACGTCGTCGTGAGCGGCGACGGCCTCGTCTCGCTCCTCGGTGACGGATAG